The genomic DNA TGATTATAATGGACGAGGAACATGAACCAACATACAAGCAGGAACAAAAACCTACATATCATGCAAGAGATGTTGCTTTAGAAAGAGCCAGGGCCAATAATGCGGTTTTAATTCTGGGGTCAGCCACACCGTCGCTTGAAACATACTTAGAAGCAAAAAACAAGAAATACCGGCTTCTTGAGCTTAAGGAAAGAATAGGCTCAGGGATTTTACCTCCAGTAGAAATAGTTGATTCAAAAAATCAATATAAAAGGTCAAAAATACTATCTGAGCCATTAATAGAAGCGCTTAACAAAACTCTTGCTCGAAGGGAGCAGGCAATAATATTTTTGAACAGGCGGGGTTTTGCTCCCGGAGTAATGTGTCAAAATTGCGCACAGGTGTTAAAATGTCCAAATTGTTCAATATCTTTAGTTTATCATTATGACGCGGAAAAACTGAAATGTCATTACTGCAATTATTCTTCTGTTTTTCCCAAAAAATGCCCTTCGTGCAACAGCAGCGAAATTTATGTTTTCGGAGTAGGCACACAAAAAGTAGAACAGGAACTCAAGAAGTTTTATCCTCAAGGGAAAATTATTCGGCTTGATCGTGATACCGCAGCGAAAAAAGGAGTCTACCAAAAGGTTTATGAGGATTTTAAAAAGGAGAATTTTGATATTCTTTTAGGCACTCAAATGATAGCGAAAGGATTTGATTTTCCGAGGGTTACCTTAGTCGGCGTTATTGATGCGGATACATCTTTGTATTTTCCTGATTTCCGTTCCGCTGAAAGGACATTCCAGCTTTTAACACAGGTGGCTGGCCGCTCAGGCAGGAGCTATCTGGGCGGAGAAGTTATTATACAAACAAGGCATCCTCAGCATTATGCGCTCCAGAACGCCAAAAACCATGACTTTATTTCTTTCTATGAAAAAGAAATTGAATATAGAAAGGAGATGTACTATCCGCCGTTTTCCAGATTAGCCAATATAATTATCCGGTCCAAAAATGAGTTAAGACTAATAGAGTTCGCTGAAAAATTTGCTGCTGAATTGAAACGCTTTAACGACAAAACAAATTTGTTCTCAATTTTGGGCCCGACACCCGCTTCAAGGACGAAACTTCACGGCATGTTCCGATGGCAGATATTGTTAAAAGGCGAAAAAAGTGCTATTATTCAGGCAATTTTGGAAACAAAAAAAATTCAAGTTCCTTCAGGGATATTAGTTACAGCTGATATTGATCCTTACGATATATTGTAAGCAATAGATTATTTTAATAAAGGATGGCAGATAAAATGTCAAAACTTAAAATTTACAAATACGGCGAGCCGATTTTAAGACAAAAATGTAAACCGGTGGAGCAGATTAATTCTCAGATAAAAAAACTTATTTCTGATATGTTTGAAACGATGTACAATGCGCCCGGGGTGGGCCTTGCTGCCCCTCAGGTAGGGGTTTCTTTAAACCTTTGTTTAATTGATCCCAATATTGATGGGAAAAAGCAGCCGATAGCGCTGATTAATCCTAAGATTGTTGATAAAAAGGGGAAGATATTTGAAGAAGAAGGCTGCCTTTCTTTTCCCGGTATTCTTGCAAAGGTAAAAAGATTTGAAAACATAAAAGTTGAGGCGGTGAATGAGAAAGGATTGCCGATAATAGTGCAGGGCACGGGTATCTTAAGCAGGATAATTCAGCATGAGATGGATCATTTGAATGGAAAACTATTCGTTGACTATTTATCCTTTTTCAAAAGAAAAAAAATTGAAAGTGAAATTAGGAAAAGAAAAAAGAGCGGAACATGGTAAAGATTATTTTTTTCGGGACTCCGGAAATTGCGGTTCCTTTCTTGAAAGAGTGCTTAGAAAAGCATACTGTTGTTGGAGTAATTACCCAGCCTGATAAACCGTCTTCCAGGCATTACAAAATACATTCGCCCGAAGTTAAAATTGAAGCGGTTAAAAATGAAGTAGATGTTTTTCAGCCTGAAAAGTTCAATGATGAGTTGATAGAAGAAATTAAAGCTTTAAAACCCGATGTCGGGATTGTTGTTTCATACGGGAAACTTATTCCAAAAAGAGTTTTTGATTTGCCCGCTTTTGGATGTTTCAACATTCATTTCTCGCTTTTGCCAAAATACCGCGGAGCTGCGCCTGTTCAGTGGGTGTTGATAAACGGGGAAAAAACAACCGGTGTAACCTCATTCTGGATTGAAGAAACTCTGGATTCGGGCCCTATATTAGTTCAAAAAACAGTTCAAATAGAATCTGATGATGAAGCAACAAGCCTTTTTAATAAATTGATTCCTGTAGGTATTGAAGTTATGAATGAAACGCTTGACCTGTTAAAAAACGGAAAAGTTCCGGGAACGCCTCAAAAAGGAATGCCGAGTCTTGCTCCGTCATTAGAAAAAGAGGACGGGAAAATAAACTGGGCTAAATCTGCCAACGAAATACTGAATCTCATAAGGGGAACTTATCCTTGGCCGGGGGCATATACATTGGGAAGTGACGGAAAAATGGCAAATAAAAGACTTAAAATTATTAAGGCTCGCCTAATTCCTTCTCCAGTAAAAGAAAAAAATGGTGTAGTTGTTGAATTGAAAAAAAATGAAGGTTTTTTGGTAGGCTGCGGGGAGGGGGCTCTTCTTATAACAGAGGTTCAGCCGGAAAATAAAAATCCTATGTCCGCTTGGGCATTCATTCAAGGCGGTTATGTAGGATTAGGGTCAAAATTCAGCTGAATTACAGGCCGTTTTTGATATTGTTCATAACTCATTTTGATTTGACTTTAGGGTTATTTTTTGACATAATACTGTCCCATAAATAAAGGAGATAATAAACCATGAGAGAAGGAATACATCCCCAATATGTTGACTGTACTGTAACTTGTGCTTGCGGGTACTCGTTTAAAACGCGTTCAACAAAACCTATATTAAAACTGGAAATTTGCTCAAATTGTCACCCATTTTTCACTGGTAAACAGAAATTGGTAGACTCAGCCGGGCGCGTAGAAAGGTTCCAAAAACGTTTCGCTAAAACGGAAGGCAAAACAGTTAAGCGCGCGAAAAAGGTAAAAGAATCTATTGCGGACAAAAAGCCCAAAGGGAAGATTTTAACTACTTCTCCGAAAAGAAAATCAGCAGGAAAAAAAGAAGAAAAATCCGGTAAAAAAGAGAAGTAGATATCTTTATCATTTTTATGGCAGAATTAGTGCAACAGAAACTAATTCTGTCATTTTGTTTTTTCCGCCTTCGCACCGTCCGCCAATGGCGGAGGCAGGGAAAACCCCTAACTTCTTTTAGAAGATGCTCGCCAATTGGCGAAGTCTCGCCTATGGCGGAAATGCGAAGGCGGAACCCCCTGCTTAGTTTTGCTTCCCTACAGTTTTCTTCCCCAAAGATTTCCTTCCCCTATGATTTCTCCGAAATCAAGACAAGGGGACGATGTGAAATCTAGGCCCCATATGGTTTCTTCGAAACCAAGACAATGGGACAAGCATGGGGACAAGTCGAAAACTAATCGCAGGGACAAGTAGCAAAACTAGGGGGTAAGCTTCGGCGCCTGCCTCGCCGGCGGGCAGGGATTTCGCCCGCTTCGCCCGCCTAGCATCTAGGCTGGCAGCGAGGAAACCAAAGATACCATGGTCGTAAGACCATAGAGCTTCATAAATGAGTTAATCGGGAAAAAAGAATGTTTAGCGAAGCAATTAAACAAAAACTTGAAAAAATGTATAATAGAACTGAAGAGCTGGAACGTTTATTGAGCGATCCTTCAGTAATTTCTAATTCCGAGCTTTATCGTAAGTATTCAAAAGAGCATTCGCTTCTTCTAGCATTTGCACAGAATTACCGTGAATATAAAAATCTGCTTAATGAACTTAAAAATCTTGATGAACTTAAAAGTTCCAGCGATACCGAAATAAAAATTATTGCGGAAAGCGAATATGTTAATCTGAGCAGCAGGCTGGAAAAATTAGAAACAGAGATGAAGATATTTTTAATTCCTCCAGATCCTAATGAGGGAAAAAATATTATAGTTGAAATACGGGCAGGGACGGGAGGGGAAGAAGCAGCTCTTTTTGCAGGGGATCTTTTTAGGATGTACTGCCGGTACGCTGAAAGCAAGGGGTATAAGATTGAGCAGATGGACTCAAATCCCACGGGGATCGGAGGATTTAAGGAAGTAATTTTTTCAGTATCGGGAAAAGATGTCTGGAAATATTTTAAATTTGAACGCGGAATACACCGTGTTCAAAGGGTTCCCGAAACTGAAGCTTCAGGGAGAATACATACTTCTGCGGTTACGGTTGCGGTTCTGCCGGAAGCCGAAGAAGTTGATGTTGAAGTTAAACCAGAAGATTTAAGAATTGACACTTACCGGGCTTCCGGCGCGGGCGGCCAGCACGTAAATAAAACGGATTCGGCTGTGCGCATAACACACATTCCTTCAGGGGTAGCTGTCGCCTGCCAGGATGAGCGCAGTCAAATGAAAAACCGCGCAAAAGCAATGCAGATTTTGAGAGCAAAGCTTTATGATCAAAAGATGGTTGAGCAGGAGAACTCAATTATTGAAGATAGAAGGAAACAGGTCGGTTCGGGAGACCGCTCAGAAAAAATTAGAACATATAATTTCCCTCAAAATAGAATAACTGACCACAGGCTAGATTTTAGTATTCATCGCCTGAAAGAAGTATTGGAAGGCGATATGGATGAACTTCTGGAAAAGCTGATTACAGCCGATCAGGAACAGAGGATGTCAAGCATAGGCAGATAAATGGAAAATATTTGGACTGTAGGGAAAATCTTGTCATGGACGGAAAAATATTTTGAAAATAAAAATATTCCTGATTCGCGTCTGGAAACCGAAATTCTTTTATCTTCTATCATGGGATGCCGGAGGTTGGATTTAGTTTTAAGAAAAGACGATATTTTAAAAAAAGAAGCATTAAAATCCTTTAAAATACTTATTTTAGAAAGACAAAAACGCAAGCCCTTATCATATCTACTCGGCGAACATGAGTTCATGGGCTTAAAAATATT from Elusimicrobiota bacterium includes the following:
- the priA gene encoding primosomal protein N', giving the protein MYAEVALPLPLDKTFHYSVPENLNAIVKRGIRVNVPFGNKKLIGYVVSLLKESNISKIKDISSVVDTESVLTDEMFYLAEWIAKNYICSLGEAFAVIMSPALSSSKRNLKSIEENIKEKLLPVKVSHKLSDSQKSAVTEIVKSINKKEFNTFLLHGITSSGKTEVYLSAIEEIIKQQRSAIFLLPEISLTPHFIRLIQDRFPQQLGVWHSGLSKSEKYRTWENAKKGRIKIILGPRSAIFAPFGNLGLIIMDEEHEPTYKQEQKPTYHARDVALERARANNAVLILGSATPSLETYLEAKNKKYRLLELKERIGSGILPPVEIVDSKNQYKRSKILSEPLIEALNKTLARREQAIIFLNRRGFAPGVMCQNCAQVLKCPNCSISLVYHYDAEKLKCHYCNYSSVFPKKCPSCNSSEIYVFGVGTQKVEQELKKFYPQGKIIRLDRDTAAKKGVYQKVYEDFKKENFDILLGTQMIAKGFDFPRVTLVGVIDADTSLYFPDFRSAERTFQLLTQVAGRSGRSYLGGEVIIQTRHPQHYALQNAKNHDFISFYEKEIEYRKEMYYPPFSRLANIIIRSKNELRLIEFAEKFAAELKRFNDKTNLFSILGPTPASRTKLHGMFRWQILLKGEKSAIIQAILETKKIQVPSGILVTADIDPYDIL
- the def gene encoding peptide deformylase → MSKLKIYKYGEPILRQKCKPVEQINSQIKKLISDMFETMYNAPGVGLAAPQVGVSLNLCLIDPNIDGKKQPIALINPKIVDKKGKIFEEEGCLSFPGILAKVKRFENIKVEAVNEKGLPIIVQGTGILSRIIQHEMDHLNGKLFVDYLSFFKRKKIESEIRKRKKSGTW
- the fmt gene encoding methionyl-tRNA formyltransferase is translated as MVKIIFFGTPEIAVPFLKECLEKHTVVGVITQPDKPSSRHYKIHSPEVKIEAVKNEVDVFQPEKFNDELIEEIKALKPDVGIVVSYGKLIPKRVFDLPAFGCFNIHFSLLPKYRGAAPVQWVLINGEKTTGVTSFWIEETLDSGPILVQKTVQIESDDEATSLFNKLIPVGIEVMNETLDLLKNGKVPGTPQKGMPSLAPSLEKEDGKINWAKSANEILNLIRGTYPWPGAYTLGSDGKMANKRLKIIKARLIPSPVKEKNGVVVELKKNEGFLVGCGEGALLITEVQPENKNPMSAWAFIQGGYVGLGSKFS
- the rpmE gene encoding 50S ribosomal protein L31 is translated as MREGIHPQYVDCTVTCACGYSFKTRSTKPILKLEICSNCHPFFTGKQKLVDSAGRVERFQKRFAKTEGKTVKRAKKVKESIADKKPKGKILTTSPKRKSAGKKEEKSGKKEK
- the prfA gene encoding peptide chain release factor 1 encodes the protein MFSEAIKQKLEKMYNRTEELERLLSDPSVISNSELYRKYSKEHSLLLAFAQNYREYKNLLNELKNLDELKSSSDTEIKIIAESEYVNLSSRLEKLETEMKIFLIPPDPNEGKNIIVEIRAGTGGEEAALFAGDLFRMYCRYAESKGYKIEQMDSNPTGIGGFKEVIFSVSGKDVWKYFKFERGIHRVQRVPETEASGRIHTSAVTVAVLPEAEEVDVEVKPEDLRIDTYRASGAGGQHVNKTDSAVRITHIPSGVAVACQDERSQMKNRAKAMQILRAKLYDQKMVEQENSIIEDRRKQVGSGDRSEKIRTYNFPQNRITDHRLDFSIHRLKEVLEGDMDELLEKLITADQEQRMSSIGR